The window AGAGGCTACTAGAAAGATAAGTTACGGCGATGTAGGACTAGAAGCAATATACAATCAAATGATTAAGAGAGAAAAAATAGTGAGAAAAAAAGCTATACTATGTCTATGTGTTACTGGTGAAGGTGCTGGAAAGCTTGTGAAAAATGTCTTGGAACAATTGATTAAGGATACTGGAAATGAGAAGCAATTGAGAATAATAGCAGCTAGTTATGAACATGTGAATGGAAACAAAGCTTATTTGAGCCGTTTGAAGGAGGATTATGAGTTTATAGCTTATGTTGGAACAGTTGATGTAAATATTGATATTCCTTATTTTCCAGTCCAAAATATACTCAGAAAAAAAGGACAAAATGAGTTACTTAAACTTATAGAAGTCAAGGTTAATGAGATTGAAAGGATTCAAGACAAGCAGAGTTCTATGCTAAAATCTGCTGAGAAGATATTAGAAGAATATTTGCTGCTTATAAATCCTAAGCTTGCGATAGCTCATATTGACAAGTTTTTGAATCAATTGGAGCTTGCAAATCAAATGGATGAAGATCAATTGGTAAATTTCATAATACATATAGGCTGTGCCCTCGAGAGGGTTGTGAGAGGGGAGCATATAGTATTTGATGACAAAGAGGCATTTGTAGATGAAAATAAGTATGTATTTGATAAAGTTAAGCGAGAAATTGAGAAGTTGGAAGATGTCTATAGATTCAAGATAAATGAGGATGAGATTTGTTACATGGTAAAGATAATAAATATGTACTAGTGGTTAGATTCTATTCATAATTAACATTATAAGTTACCTTAGTATGGTGCCTGGCACCATACTAAGGTAACTTATTTGCTGTTGAGGTTTGATTGTTGAATTTAGTGGTATTTAATAAGGGTAGGTAGTATTTATTTTAAGTGATGGGGGGAAGGTTATGCGGGGGATAATTTACGAACAAATGCTAAATAATGTTTACGAAGGAGTTTATTTTGTAGATAAAACCAGAAAAATTACATTTTGGAATAGTGGTGCAGAGAGAATTACAGGATTTAAGGCGGATGAAATTTTGGGGAAGTATTGCTATGAAAATATATTGAATCATATGGACGAAAATGGTAGACAATTGTGCATGAATGGTTGTCCTTTGCATGAAACACTTAAAGATGAGCAAATGAGAATTACAACTGTGTATTTGCATCACAAAGATGGGCATAGATTGAAGGTAAATGTAAAGGTGTTTCCAATGTACAATGATGAGAGAGAGCTAGTTGGAGCCGCTGAGGTTTTCGTGCAGTCGAAAAAAGCGTTTGCATCTGATTTAACTGAAGAAGAGCTGAAAAGCATAGCTTATATAGACCAATTGACGAAAGTTCCAAATCGAAGGGCTACAGAATCTACACTCAACCTTCATCTAGACGAATTCGAAAGAGATAGGCAAGAGTTTGGGATAGTATTTTTAGACATTGATCATTTCAAATACGTGAATGATAATTATGGTCACAATATTGGAGATGAGGTACTGAAGATGATAGCTCAAACACTGAATCAAGCGATTAGATCTATAGACTTTGTTGGAAGATGGGGTGGCGAAGAGTTTGTGATTATACTTGAAGGTATAAGCTGTGATAGTTTTCCTCAGATACTTGATAAATTACTCATACTTGTAAGGGAGAGTAAACTCAGATTGCCAGAGGGGAATGAAATATCTGTTACCGCGTCTTTAGGAGCGTCTATGGTTAGAAAAAATGACACAGTAGAATCTTTAATTTCTAGAGCTGATGAAAATATGTATTATGTAAAGCAAAATGGAAGAAATGGATGGAAGTTTAGCTGATGTGCGAACGAATATTATATTGCTCGGCAAATTGAAGTGAAAATTTGGTTTGCTGAGTTATTTTGTGTTCTAAAGATATGTTTTGCGTAATTTGTGTTGAATAATTTTGAAAAGAATGCAAAATTAGAATGGGTAATTATGATATTGAAGGAGGAAAATCATGACTTTTGTTATGTATGGAGTATTGACAGTGTTGTTTAGTTTGAGTTTTATGTGGTATACGGACAAATTTTTGGTTAAATGGGTACTTGGAATCACGGGTGTTATTGGTGTGGTTTCGATTGTGTTTTCATATGGACTTGGAATGTGGAAACTTTTGTTGGCTATATTTG of the Tissierellales bacterium genome contains:
- a CDS encoding sensor domain-containing diguanylate cyclase, whose product is MRGIIYEQMLNNVYEGVYFVDKTRKITFWNSGAERITGFKADEILGKYCYENILNHMDENGRQLCMNGCPLHETLKDEQMRITTVYLHHKDGHRLKVNVKVFPMYNDERELVGAAEVFVQSKKAFASDLTEEELKSIAYIDQLTKVPNRRATESTLNLHLDEFERDRQEFGIVFLDIDHFKYVNDNYGHNIGDEVLKMIAQTLNQAIRSIDFVGRWGGEEFVIILEGISCDSFPQILDKLLILVRESKLRLPEGNEISVTASLGASMVRKNDTVESLISRADENMYYVKQNGRNGWKFS